From Deltaproteobacteria bacterium:
TCTTAAGTTCCGCCGCCATTGCCAGGTGGTCTTCCAGGACCCTTTCCGGTCGTTGAACCCAAGGAAAAAGGTCAAGCAGATCGTATCCGAACCGATGCTGGTGCACAAGGTTATGTCAAAAAAACAGGCCCTGGAAAGGGCGCATGAGCTCTTGGAGACTGTGGGCCTGCGACCCTATCACGCTGACCTTTATCCCCATGAATTCAGCGGCGGTCAACGTCAACGGATCACCATTGCCCGGGCCCTCTCCCTGGAGCCAAAAATTATCATCCTGGACGAACCGGTCTCGGCACTGGATGTTTCCATCAGGGCTCAAGTTTTGAACCTGCTCATGAAGCTGCAAAAGGAATTTAATCTGACCTATCTCATCATCGCTCATGATCTGGCGGTGGTGGAGCATATCAGCACGCACGTCGGTGTGATGTATTTGGGCAAACTTGTAGAGATCGCCTCTCGTGACGATTTATACGGTCACCCTAAACACCCCTATACCATAGCTCTGCTTGAAGCCGTGCCTGTGGCGGATCCCAGGGTTATCAAAGATGTGGCCCTTGAAGGTGAGGTGCCATCCGCCTTTGCTCTACCTAGTGGCTGCCGCTTTCATACCAGGTGTGAACAGGCGGATTCCATATGCAAAGAGCAGGAGCCTCCCCTGGTTGAGGTTGGGGAAGAACATTTTGTAGCCTGTCATCATTTATAAAATCAATGAGGTTTTGAGTGTCTTCACGAGGTAATTAAAGGAAATTAAAGAAGAGACGCTTCGTATCGCTCGCCATGATATACTATTGATATTATTATAAAATGTCATTGCGAGGAGCGAAGTGACGAAGCACCCATTAAGAGGCAATTTCAGACCTTTTCAATCGGAACGTATTTTTGAAATTATCTCTAACCCAAACTGCCTGGAATCAGCTTTGCCAGGAGATCAAAAAAGATAAGAATCCCCATAACGACAAGGAAGAGACCTGAAACCGGCCCCACCCAACGCATCCACCGGCTAAATCTACGGAAAAACGATAAAAACCGATCAAGAGCCAATGCGCTTATGAAAAATGGCAATGCCAGCCCCAACGTATAGGCTAAAAGGAGTGTAAAGCCCTGGATAAAACTGTTCTTGGTGCTGGCAAAAATCAACACCGAAGCCAGGATAGGCCCGACGCAGGGAGTCCACCCTACGCCAAATGTCACCCCGACCAGAAAAGAACCGATTGCTCCGGCCGGCTTTTTTTGCAGAATGACCCTTTTCTCCTTATTCAAGAAGCGCGTTGGTAAAAGACCGGCCATATAGAGCCCGAGCAAAATGACAATCACTCCGCCCACCTGCCGGATCAGGTCCTGATAGGCGTTGACCAGCTTGCCCAAGGCTGTCACAGACAGGCCAAGCAAGATAAAGATCATAGAAAACCCGGCGATGAACAGGAGCGATTGGACTATGATCCTGCGGTTGAGACCGGCCGCGGCTTTTGCATCCGTCACATCTTCAAAGGAAAATCCGGTTATAAATGACAGGTACCCCGGAATGAGAGGCAGGACGCAAGGTGAGATAAAAGAAAGAAAGCCGGCGGTAAAGGCGATAAAATAGCTCATCTCAGCAGAACCGGTAGTCATGTCAATCTCCAGTCAACCAAAGAAAGAAGGTCACATTTTATAAATATATCTATCATTTAACAGATCGTCAAGTTTACACCTCGCGATTAAGAAGCCAGGCGCCCGGTTTCACCTCATCTCCTTCTGATCTGGAGTTGTTGACCAGGCTTTGTCTGCCTCGGGACAAAAGCCTTCCTTTTGATTGTTTAATTGAAAAAAGCGCCACAGCCACACCGGACCCCAATTCTCGCGCCAAAGATGGAATGACCCATATGGAGACCTAATTTGCCCGTTCAGTTCATTAATCTAGAGACAACCGTCAAGGGGCTTAAGTTTCGTTTGTTAATTAAAAAAAAGCTCATTTTTCATCTTGCATAGAAGCCTGAAACATGCTAGAGAGATGATGTAGATGAGGGTGTTTAATAAAAGTTGAAAACCTTAAAAAAAGAAAGGAAGAAGAGAGATGAACATTGATGATGTAAAAAACATTGCCGTCATTGGTGCCGGAAACATGGGTCACCAGATTTCCACTCTCTGTGCCATTCGGGGGTATAAGACCACATGTACAGATGTTGTGGAAGAAGTATTAAAGAAGGCTGAGGCGTTTGTGGACAACTATCTGCCCGGGCGTGTAAAAAAAGGAAGGCTGACCGAAGAGCAGGCCAAACAGGCGCGCGAAAATCTCAGTTTTACCTCCAGCCTGGAAGAGGCAGTCAAGGATGCCGATTACGTTATTGAAGCGGTACTCGAAGTCCTTGATCTCAAAAAGAAAATCTTCGCCGATCTCGATAAAATGGCCCCGTCTCATGCCATCCTGGCCACCAATAGCTCCGCCATTGTCAGCTCCCGTATCGCTGACGCCACTAAACGTCCTGAAAAAATTTGCAATCTCCATTTT
This genomic window contains:
- a CDS encoding 3-hydroxyacyl-CoA dehydrogenase family protein, producing the protein MNIDDVKNIAVIGAGNMGHQISTLCAIRGYKTTCTDVVEEVLKKAEAFVDNYLPGRVKKGRLTEEQAKQARENLSFTSSLEEAVKDADYVIEAVLEVLDLKKKIFADLDKMAPSHAILATNSSAIVSSRIADATKRPEKICNLHFFNPALVMKLVEVVQGPHTSDETAEISMALCQKLDKVAVRLKKEVDGFLLNRIFGAIGREAQWLLEMGVASYEDIDNACIYGAGHPMGPFRLMDLTGIDLAYTMGMEAFKNTGDRSALPSPSIVERYVKGEYGQKTGKGWYDYSQK
- a CDS encoding cytochrome c biogenesis protein CcdA, which produces MTTGSAEMSYFIAFTAGFLSFISPCVLPLIPGYLSFITGFSFEDVTDAKAAAGLNRRIIVQSLLFIAGFSMIFILLGLSVTALGKLVNAYQDLIRQVGGVIVILLGLYMAGLLPTRFLNKEKRVILQKKPAGAIGSFLVGVTFGVGWTPCVGPILASVLIFASTKNSFIQGFTLLLAYTLGLALPFFISALALDRFLSFFRRFSRWMRWVGPVSGLFLVVMGILIFFDLLAKLIPGSLG
- a CDS encoding ATP-binding cassette domain-containing protein, with the protein product MKSLEALLEVRDLKKYYPVTRGGVIFSSVKGYIKAVDGISLSINEGATFGLVGESGCGKSTTARLILRLEDPTDGQIIFQSQNLVRLKKKELLKFRRHCQVVFQDPFRSLNPRKKVKQIVSEPMLVHKVMSKKQALERAHELLETVGLRPYHADLYPHEFSGGQRQRITIARALSLEPKIIILDEPVSALDVSIRAQVLNLLMKLQKEFNLTYLIIAHDLAVVEHISTHVGVMYLGKLVEIASRDDLYGHPKHPYTIALLEAVPVADPRVIKDVALEGEVPSAFALPSGCRFHTRCEQADSICKEQEPPLVEVGEEHFVACHHL